A single genomic interval of Anopheles marshallii chromosome 2, idAnoMarsDA_429_01, whole genome shotgun sequence harbors:
- the LOC128708464 gene encoding tyrosine-protein phosphatase 10D — MQSTTRERRKKMQPPTQHNHKQRERTGPGRKSVEQRRSGRRKTPGNMILTSAFGARELFLAACLAMLLLAQQCNGADLVIEIPGNQGLDDSFYRLDYYPPIGNPASNATIPSRDVGDEIQFTNGLPGTRYNFWLYYTNSTHKDWLTWTVSITTAPDPPANLTVIPRSGKNVIINWSPPTQGNYSSFKLKILGLSDNFATNQTVAIEDNQFQYMVRDLTPGATYQVQAYTLYDGKESVAYTSRNFTTKRYRHKDLLDIKILREPNTPGKFIVWFRNETTLLVLWQPPYPAGIYTHYKVSIEPPDALGSVLYVQKEGEPPGPAQAAFKGLVPGRAYNISVQTMSEDEISLPTTAQYRTVPLRPMNVTFDKKSITENSFKVMWEAPKGTSEFDKYQVSLSTSRRQQAVLRNDNENMAWLEFKENLDPGKTYQVVVKTVSGKVTSWPASGDVTLKPLPVKQLQSSTDGKTGIITISWKPDELSTQDEYRISYHELETNNGDSSTMSTNQTSFALETLLPGRNYSVTVQALSRKMESNETVIFVVTRPSSPIIEDLKSIREGLNISWKSDVNSKQDKYEVTYTRNDTNDGKTVLTTESRLVFTNLYPGAGYEVKVFAVSHGLRSEPHSYFQAVYPNPPRNMTIEKVTSNSVLVHWKPPERSEFTEYSIRYRTESEKQWIRLPSVKATEADVTDMTPGEKYTIQVNTVSYGVESPNPQQVNQTVRPNPVSNIAPLVDSNNITLEFPRPEGRVETYIIHWWPTEQPEQVSMKNFTETSTILPYPGTLNEDEKVVEEPPLVRLLIGDLISGVMYNFKIQTISYGLTSDLTKLQTRTMPLIQSEVVIVNNMHTRDTVTLSYTPTPQQSSKFDLYRFSLGDPSIPDKEKLANDTDRKVTFTGLTPGRLYNITVWTVSGKVSSQPIQRQDRMFPDPITMLEATSINDTWIALKWDIPKGEYTSFEVQYLMNDSHYVQNYTVNNHIAITDLKPHRNYTITVVVRSGTESSVLRVSLPISANFQTKEALPGRMDKFAPIDIQPSEITFEWSLPPNEQNGIIRQFTITYGLDGSQHTQVKDFRPNELRGSIKGLQPGKSYVFRIQAKTAIGYGPEHIWKQKMPILAPPKPETQVVPTEVGSSATTIEIRFRKHYFSDQNGVVTTYTIIIAEDDSKNASGLEMPSWRDVQSYSVWPPYQVIEPYYPFKNSSVEDFTIGTENCDAKKTGYCNGPLKSGTTYKVKVRAFTAPDKFTDTAYSYSIRTALLSVDAQDNTSLIVSITVPLLIIAMLVGLVLFLRRRRHTSRKTTEQRTNDNMSLPDSTIETSRPVLVKNFAEHYRMMSADSDFRFSEEFEELKHVGRDQPCTFADLPCNRPKNRFTNILPYDHSRFKLQPVDDEEGSDYINANYVPGHNSPREFIVTQGPLHSTRDDFWRMCWESNSRAIVMLTRTFEKGREKCDHYWPHDTVPVYYGDIKVTLLNDSHYPDWVITEFMMTRGEQQRIIRHFHFTTWPDFGVPNPPQTLARFVRAFRERVGPDQRPIVVHCSAGVGRSGTFITLDRILQQIQVSDYVDIFGIVWAMRKERVWMVQTEQQYICIHQCLLVVLEGKEGTEREIHDNQGYEEPRDDDDQQSEEQLLIENRSDDDLDEMADHEQHQANGTPGAVEHHELDRRRSGTVEIIDNELAMIEQPNFTTGETTEEELLDDEEEVEVTVDGLMVVSRKPSHASSTVVNNIVDGQQHQQHQQQLHTSNSCSNNDRDPPSSGHDERSISSSGTNSNNSANSGYESSPHKRRSMPAISQERVHDRRSLSFSTGGGEIITKVDPSNGDPLQQQHHAGGPQPQQQQQILPPSQQQQHHAHQPTVGGGKLWKEER; from the exons ATGCAATCAACAACGCgcgaaaggagaaaaaagatGCAACCGCCGACGCAGCATAACCATAAACAACGGGAGCGTACCGGACCGGGCAGGAAAAGCGTGGAACAAAGGCGCTCCGGACGGCGGAAAACTCCAGGCAACATGATATTGACTTCCGCCTTCGGGGCGCGTGAGCTGTTCCTTGCGGCTTGTCTGGCCATGCTGCTACTAGCACAG CAATGTAACGGTGCGGATCTAGTAATAGAAATCCCGGGCAATCAGGGTCTGGATGATTCGTTTTACCGGCTTGACTACTACCCACCGATCGGCAATCCGGCATCGAACGCAACGATACCGTCGCGGGACGTTGGTGATGAGATACAGTTCACCAACGGGCTACCCGGCACACGGTACAACTTCTGGCTGTACTACACAAACTCCACCCATAAGGATTGGCTGACGTGGACGGTATCGATCACGACGGCACCGGACCCGCCGGCCAACCTCACCGTGATACCGCGCAGTGGCAAAAATGTCATCATCAACTGGAGTCCCCCGACACAGGGCAACTATTCGTCGTTTAAGCTGAAGATTCTCGGCCTTTCGGACAACTTCGCCACGAACCAGACGGTCGCGATCGAGGATAATCAGTTTCAGTATATGGTGCGGGATCTAACGCCCGGCGCCACGTACCAGGTGCAGGCATACACGCTCTACGATGGCAAAGAATCGGTGGCGTATACCAGCCGCAACTTCACTACAA AGCGCTATCGGCACAAAGATCTGCTGGACATTAAGATTCTGCGAG AGCCTAATACACCGGGGAAGTTTATCGTGTGGTTCCGTAATGAAACAACGCTGCTGGTACTATGGCAACCGCCCTATCCGGCCGGAATATACACCCACTACAAGGTATCGATCGAACCACCGGATGCACTCGGCAGTGTGCTGTACGTGCAGAAGGAAGGCGAACCGCCCGGTCCAGCGCAAGCTGCCTTCAAAGGACTCGTACCGGGCCGAGCCTACAACATTTCCGTGCAAACAATGTCGGAAGATGAAATATCGCTACCCACCACCGCACAGTACCGTACCGTGCCGTTGCGTCCGATGAATGTAACGTTCGACAAAAAGTCCATCACAGAAAACTCGTTCAAAGTGATGTGGGAAGCGCCAAAGGGCACCAGCGAGTTCGACAAATATCAGGTCTCGCTGTCCACATCCCGGCGGCAGCAGGCCGTGCTGCGCAATGACAATGAAAATATGGCGTGGCTAGAGTTCAAGGAAAATCTCGATCCGGGCAAAACGTACCAGGTGGTGGTGAAAACCGTTTCGGGGAAGGTAACGTCATGGCCCGCCAGCGGTGACGTTACGCTGAAACCGCTCCCCGTGAAGCAATTGCAATCTTCGACCGATGGCAAGACGGGCATTATTACCATCTCCTGGAAGCCGGATGAGCTGAGCACACAGGACGAGTACCGCATTAGCTATCACGAGCTGGAAACGAATAATGGCGATTCGAGCACGATGAGCACCAATCAAACCTCGTTTGCGTTGGAAACGCTGCTTCCGGGGCGGAACTATTCCGTCACCGTGCAGGCACTGTCGCGCAAGATGGAATCCAACGAAACGGTGATCTTCGTTGTCACGCGACCCTCGTCACCCATCATCGAGGATCTGAAATCTATCCGAGAGGGGCTGAACATTAGCTGGAAGAGCGACGTGAACTCGAAGCAGGACAAGTACGAGGTGACCTATACACGGAACGATACCAACGACGGGAAGACGGTGCTGACGACGGAAAGCCGGCTGGTGTTTACGAATCTCTATCCGGGCGCCGGTTATGAGGTGAAGGTATTTGCTGTGAGTCATGGATTGCGCAGCGAACCACATTCCTACTTCCAGGCTGTTT ATCCAAACCCACCGAGAAATATGACGATCGAGAAGGTAACGAGCAATTCCGTGCTCGTACATTGGAAACCACCGGAGCGTTCGGAGTTCACCGAATACTCAATACGATACCGAACGGAAAGTGAAAAGCAATGGATTCGGTTACCATCTGTGAAAGCTACCGAAGCGGACGTTACCGATATGACGCCGGGTGAAAAATACACCATTCAGGTGAATACTGTAAGCTACGGTGTGGAAAGTCCCAACCCTCAGCAGGTGAATCAAACGGTACGACCGAATCCAGTGTCCAATATTGCTCCGCTGGTGGACTCCAACAATATCACTCTGGAGTTCCCGCGACCCGAGGGCCGGGTTGAAACTTACATCATACACTGGTGGCCGACAGAGCAACCGGAGCAAGTATCAATGAAGAACTTCACCGAAACTAGCACAA TATTACCATATCCAGGAACACTTAATGAAGATGAGAAAGTTGTGGAGGAACCTCCGCTCGTGCGATTGCTTATCGGAGATCTGATTTCCGGTGTGATGTacaatttcaaaattcaaaccatATCGTACGGTTTGACAAGCGACCTCACAAAGCTGCAGACACGAACGATGCCGTTGATTCAATCGGAAGTGGTGATCGTCAACAATATGCACACGCGTGACACGGTTACACTCAGCTATACTCCTACGCCGCAACAGTCGTCAAAGTTCGATCTGTACCGCTTCTCGTTGGGAGATCCGAGCATTCCAGATAAGGAAAAGTTAGCGAACGATACTGACCGGAAGGTGACGTTCACCGGACTCACTCCAGGTCGGCTGTATAATATTACTGTCTGGACTGTGAGTGGAAAAGTATCGAGCCAACCGATCCAGCGACAGGACCGTATGTTCCCCGATCCCATTACGATGCTTGAGGCAACAAGCATCAATGACACTTGGATTGCGCTGAAATGGGACATTCCGAAGGGAGAGTACACATCGTTCGAGGTGCAGTATCTGATGAACGATTCCCACTATGTGCAGAACTACACGGTCAACAATCACATTGCCATTACTGATCTAAAACCCCACCGGAACTACACCATAACGGTTGTAGTTCGATCCGGCACGGAATCAAGTGTGCTGCGTGTCAGTTTGCCTATTTCGGCAAACTTCCAAACCAAGGAAGCACTACCGGGCAGGATGGATAAATTCGCACCGATTGACATTCAACCGAGTGAAATTACCTTCGAGTGGTCATTACCACCGAACGAACAAAATGGTATAATACGTCAGTTTACCATCACGTATGGGCTGGACGGTTCGCAGCATACGCAGGTGAAGGACTTCCGACCGAATGAGCTGCGTGGTTCGATCAAGGGATTGCAGCCAGGCAAATCGTACGTGTTCCGCATTCAGGCCAAAACGGCCATAGGATATGGGCCGGAGCACATCTGGAAGCAGAAGATGCCAATTCTGGCACCACCAAAACCGGAAACGCAAGTCGTTCCGACGGAAGTCGGCAGTAGTGCCACGACGATTGAAATACGTTTCCGCAAGCATTATTTCAGCGACCAGAATGGAGTCGTGACTACGTACACGATCATAATTGCCGAAGATGATTCGAAGAATGCGTCCGGGTTGGAGATGCCTAGCTGGCGCGATGTGCAATCTTACAGTGTGTGGCCACCGTATCAGGTTATTGAACCGTACTATCCGTTCAAGAACAGTTCTGTTGAGGATTTCACCATCGGTACGGAGAACTGTGATGCGAAGAAGACGGGATACTGCAATGGTCCGCTGAAATCAGGCACCACGTACAAGGTGAAGGTGCGTGCTTTTACGGCACCGGATAAGTTCACCGATACGGCCTATAGTTATTCCATACGTACAG CTCTTCTTTCGGTGGATG CACAAGACAATACGTCGCTCATCGTCTCCATCACAGTGCCATTATTGATCATTGCAATGCTGGTTGGTTTGGTACTGTTCctccgacgacgacgacacacCAGTCGAAAAACCACCGAACAACGAACCAATGACAATATGTCCCTGCCGGACAGTACCATCGAGACGAGTCGTCCAGTGTTGGTGAAGAATTTTGCCGAACACTATCGCATGATGTCAGCTGATTCCGATTTTAG ATTTAGTGAAGAGTTCGAAGAACTTAAACATGTCGGCCGTGACCAACCATGTACATTCGCGGATCTGCCGTGCAATAGGCCTAAGAATCGATTTACCAACATTTTACCATATGACCATTCCCGATTTAAACTACAACCCGTAGACGATGAGGAAGGCTCGGACTATATCAATGCAAACTATGTGCCG GGTCATAACTCTCCGAGAGAATTTATTGTGACGCAAGGCCCGCTACATTCGACGCGGGACGATTTCTGGCGTATGTGCTGGGAGAGTAATTCACGTGCAATTGTGATGCTGACGCGCACCTTTGAGAAAGGTCGCGAGAAGTGCGATCACTACTGGCCGCACGATACCGTACCAGTATATTACGGTGACATTAAAGTGACGCTACTTAACGACAGTCATTATCCCGATTGGGTCATCACAGAGTTTATGATGACAAGA gGTGAGCAACAGCGTATCATACGCCATTTCCACTTCACGACGTGGCCcgattttggtgtgccaaatcCTCCTCAAACGCTTGCACGATTCGTGCGAGCATTCCGTGAACGTGTCGGGCCCGATCAACGGCCCATCGTGGTGCACTGCAGTGCCGGCGTCGGTCGATCAGGCACCTTTATCACGCTGGACAGAATATTGCAGCAAATACAGGTGTCCGATTATGTTGACATCTTCGGCATCGTCTGGGCAATGCGAAAAG AACGTGTCTGGATGGTACAAACGGAGCAGCAATATATATGTATTCACCAGTGTTTGCTGGTCGTGCTGGAGGGTAAGGAGGGCACGGAGCGTGAAATTCACGACAACCAGGGCTACGAAG AGCCCCGAGATGACGATGATCAGCAATCGGAAGAGCAGCTGCTGATAGAAAACCGTTCAGACGACGATCTGGATGAGATGGCGGATCATGAACAACATCAGGCGAATGGTACTCCAGGTGCTGTGGAGCATCATGAGCTCGATCGCCGAAGAAGTGGAACTGTTGAGATAATCGACAATGAGCTAGCCATGATAGAGCAGCCCAATTTTACCACGGGAGAAACGACTGAAGAGGAACTGCTGGACGACGAGGAAGAAGTTGAGGTGACGGTTGATGGGTTGATGGTTGTGTCGAGAAAACCGTCCCATGCTAGTTCCACCGTGGTCAACAATATCGTTGATggacaacaacatcagcagcaccagcaacagctcCACACTAGCAACTCTTGTAGCAATAACGATCGCGATCCGCCCTCATCCGGCCACGACGAACGGTCTATTAGTAGCAGTGGAACAAACAGCAATAACAGTGCCAACAGTGGGTATGAATCCAGCCCTCACAAACGCCGTTCGATGCCGGCAATCAGTCAAGAACGTGTACACGATCGACGATCGCTAAGCTTCTCCACCGGTGGAGGAGAAATCATTACCAAAGTGGATCCATCGAATGGGGATccgttgcagcagcagcatcacgcAGGTGGACCACAgccccaacagcaacagcaaattcTTCCACcatcacagcagcagcaacatcatgcCCATCAGCCAACGGTCGGTGGTGGGAAGCTGTGGAAGGAAGAAAGATGA